One Lacunisphaera limnophila DNA window includes the following coding sequences:
- a CDS encoding YhcH/YjgK/YiaL family protein, translating to MIHGKLNTPESHAFLLDNPAWKLAFDWLHTVTPATPLGITQLQGEDIYVNVMTYQTLPAEQCRYETHRKYVDLQYTITGAEMIDWLDRSELLPDGGFDEAKDLQFYQPVPTLSRVHMLPGCFAIFYPTDAHRPKVSDTRHGEVFKLVVKMNLKLVS from the coding sequence ATGATCCACGGAAAATTAAACACCCCGGAAAGCCACGCTTTCTTGCTCGATAACCCGGCCTGGAAGCTGGCTTTCGACTGGTTACATACCGTCACCCCGGCCACGCCGTTGGGCATCACTCAGCTGCAGGGTGAGGATATCTATGTCAACGTGATGACCTACCAGACCCTGCCGGCGGAGCAATGTCGGTACGAGACTCACCGCAAGTATGTGGATCTTCAATACACGATCACCGGGGCCGAGATGATCGACTGGCTGGACCGGAGCGAGTTGCTGCCGGACGGCGGATTCGATGAGGCCAAAGACCTGCAATTCTACCAGCCGGTGCCCACCTTGTCTCGGGTGCACATGCTGCCGGGTTGCTTCGCCATATTTTATCCGACGGATGCCCATCGTCCGAAAGTATCCGACACCCGCCATGGCGAAGTCTTCAAGCTAGTGGTAAAGATGAACCTCAAACTCGTTTCCTAA
- a CDS encoding ATP-binding response regulator codes for MNQRPTEPWAATPETTTHVDDTVRWVHIVDDDPALGNALAAGLRAHGYHTTFSSTVDIAWSQVHEKLPDLIICDINMPGKNGYRFLEEIRGDPELGSCPFVLMTGNPMYSQPRSAMDRGADDFLLKPFSLETLLACVDARLRRNGISGQNEAALVRELRNTLHRGLSHEFFTPLTGILGFAEMLEQEGDTMSPAEVKDGLRNIMQSARRLHRTLRNYLYALDRLDPDSFAPFPVLSPGTIVQLVQQGALLAAERHGRKADLMLDVAGASIQGGATEIPILVEELVENALGFSRPGTPVKVRGHRIGSEWQLTVEDAGRGMTRQQLKNLGLFRQFEHAKFQQQGLGVGLFIVRQILRRNRGRLQLESNPGAGTKCTVTLPIAHPVRRRSEGGG; via the coding sequence ATGAACCAACGTCCCACCGAACCCTGGGCCGCCACCCCGGAAACGACGACGCACGTGGATGACACCGTGCGCTGGGTGCACATCGTCGACGACGACCCGGCGCTGGGCAACGCGCTCGCGGCCGGCCTGCGGGCGCATGGCTACCACACCACGTTTTCCAGCACCGTGGACATCGCCTGGTCGCAGGTGCACGAGAAGCTGCCGGACCTGATCATCTGCGACATCAACATGCCGGGGAAAAACGGTTACCGCTTCCTCGAGGAAATCCGGGGCGACCCGGAGCTGGGCAGCTGTCCGTTCGTCCTGATGACAGGCAACCCGATGTATTCGCAGCCGCGCTCGGCGATGGACCGCGGCGCCGACGACTTCCTGCTGAAACCGTTCAGCCTGGAGACGCTGCTGGCGTGCGTGGATGCCCGGCTCCGGCGCAACGGGATCTCCGGGCAGAATGAGGCGGCCCTCGTGCGCGAGCTGCGCAACACCCTGCACCGGGGGCTCTCGCATGAATTCTTCACGCCCCTGACCGGCATCCTGGGTTTCGCGGAGATGCTGGAGCAGGAGGGCGACACGATGAGCCCGGCCGAGGTGAAGGACGGCCTGCGGAACATCATGCAGTCGGCCCGGCGGCTGCACCGCACGCTGCGCAATTACCTGTACGCACTGGACCGGCTCGATCCGGATTCGTTCGCCCCGTTTCCCGTCTTGTCCCCGGGCACCATCGTCCAGCTGGTGCAGCAGGGCGCCCTGCTCGCGGCCGAGCGGCACGGACGGAAGGCCGACCTGATGCTCGACGTCGCCGGCGCCTCGATCCAAGGCGGGGCGACGGAGATCCCGATTCTGGTCGAGGAGCTGGTGGAGAACGCGCTGGGTTTCTCGCGGCCGGGTACGCCTGTGAAGGTGCGGGGCCACCGCATCGGCTCGGAGTGGCAGCTCACGGTCGAGGATGCCGGCCGCGGCATGACCCGACAGCAGCTGAAGAACCTGGGGCTCTTCCGGCAGTTTGAGCACGCAAAGTTCCAGCAGCAGGGCCTGGGCGTCGGGCTTTTCATCGTCCGGCAGATCCTGCGGCGCAACCGCGGCCGGTTGCAGTTGGAGAGCAATCCGGGCGCGGGCACGAAGTGCACCGTGACCCTGCCGATCGCGCACCCGGTGCGGCGGCGCAGTGAGGGCGGGGGATGA
- a CDS encoding HpcH/HpaI aldolase family protein: MRNLKQALANNDTIVGTWCNSGSPIIAELLASCGFDYVCVDVEHSAVDLPQTQQLFQAITAGSPNCAPMVRLHGVDYSLVKRYVDAGARGVVCPLITTKAEAELLVSAVKYPPHGKRGVGFCRANRFGLRLAEEFVAANEEVLIAVQIEHIDAVNNIDEILSVPGVDAVFIGPYDLTASMGITAQFEHPDYLEARDRILQACQKHKIVAGIHVVQPNTEELLKRSAEGYRFLAYSLDITMLMHTCTAGVAQLRSFLAK; encoded by the coding sequence ATGCGTAACCTCAAACAGGCCCTGGCCAACAACGACACAATCGTCGGCACCTGGTGTAATTCGGGCAGTCCGATCATCGCCGAGCTGCTGGCCTCCTGCGGCTTCGATTATGTGTGCGTCGACGTCGAGCATTCGGCCGTCGATCTCCCGCAGACGCAGCAGCTCTTCCAGGCCATCACCGCCGGCAGTCCCAACTGCGCACCGATGGTGCGGCTCCACGGCGTGGATTACTCGCTCGTGAAGCGTTACGTCGATGCCGGGGCGAGGGGAGTGGTCTGCCCCCTGATCACGACCAAGGCCGAGGCGGAGTTGCTGGTCTCGGCCGTCAAATACCCGCCGCACGGCAAGCGTGGCGTCGGTTTCTGTCGGGCCAACCGGTTTGGACTGCGTCTGGCCGAGGAATTCGTGGCGGCCAACGAGGAGGTCCTGATCGCCGTGCAGATCGAGCACATCGACGCGGTGAACAACATCGACGAGATTCTCAGTGTGCCGGGGGTGGATGCCGTCTTCATTGGGCCCTATGACCTCACGGCCTCCATGGGTATCACCGCCCAGTTCGAACATCCGGACTACCTCGAGGCGCGGGATCGCATCCTGCAGGCCTGTCAGAAACACAAGATTGTGGCTGGCATTCATGTCGTGCAGCCCAACACCGAGGAGCTGCTCAAGCGGTCGGCGGAAGGCTACCGCTTCCTCGCCTACAGCCTCGACATCACCATGCTGATGCACACCTGCACCGCCGGCGTGGCCCAGCTGCGCAGCTTTCTTGCGAAGTAA
- a CDS encoding FkbM family methyltransferase — translation MRNLIKKGLQTLLGERGAAGLIRRLKGQPRTFAEADLIYDYFLERRTPGVMVDVGAHFGESFLPYLAKRWRILAFEPDSKNRTRLLGNARAEDIRLFPVAVSDHEAEEVAFFASDESDGISSLSAFRPTHHETERVRICTLRRVLAEEGVEQVEFLKIDTEGHDLFVLKGFPWENIRPQVVLCEFEDIKTVPLGYDYRQMGDYLVDKGYVVFLSEWAPIARYGVTHTWKSWRRYPCTLSDSMAWGNFVAFKPGSSMQAVEEYLSTIVEGRIR, via the coding sequence ATGAGAAACCTAATCAAGAAAGGACTGCAAACACTGCTGGGGGAAAGAGGGGCTGCTGGCTTGATCCGCAGGTTGAAGGGACAGCCGCGTACATTCGCCGAGGCCGATCTCATCTACGATTATTTTCTGGAGAGGCGCACTCCGGGCGTGATGGTGGATGTGGGCGCGCACTTCGGGGAATCCTTTTTGCCGTATCTCGCCAAGCGGTGGCGGATTTTGGCGTTCGAGCCGGATTCCAAGAACCGGACCAGGCTGCTCGGCAACGCCCGAGCCGAGGATATTCGGCTTTTCCCGGTGGCCGTCTCCGATCACGAAGCCGAAGAGGTCGCGTTCTTCGCCAGTGATGAATCCGACGGGATATCAAGCCTGTCGGCCTTCCGACCCACCCACCACGAAACCGAGCGAGTTCGCATCTGCACCCTGCGGCGGGTGCTGGCCGAAGAAGGGGTCGAGCAGGTTGAATTCCTGAAAATAGACACGGAAGGTCACGACTTATTTGTCCTGAAGGGTTTTCCATGGGAGAATATTCGCCCGCAGGTCGTGCTGTGCGAATTCGAGGACATCAAGACGGTTCCCTTAGGCTACGATTATCGGCAAATGGGTGACTACCTGGTCGACAAAGGCTATGTGGTTTTTCTTTCCGAGTGGGCGCCGATTGCGCGTTACGGAGTCACGCATACATGGAAAAGCTGGCGCCGCTATCCCTGCACTCTTTCCGATTCCATGGCATGGGGTAACTTTGTTGCCTTTAAGCCGGGCAGCTCAATGCAAGCGGTCGAGGAGTACCTGAGCACCATCGTCGAAGGACGAATTCGTTGA
- a CDS encoding GbsR/MarR family transcriptional regulator — translation MSSTTPPRPLPVDSRAPGSGLVLAGERDPAVVAFEVELVDFFVEAASLLGVPKSVAAIYGIVFASPVPLSFAEIEDRLDISKGSVSAGLKVLREVGALKEVSKETDRTGLFEPDMEMRQLIAHFIEQRLQTQFDSGKGRLNSLAKSVPGRNGQAEVLRNRVKKLQTWHGKAGALLPLAKTFLKLG, via the coding sequence ATGTCTTCCACCACGCCGCCCCGTCCTTTGCCTGTCGACTCCCGTGCCCCGGGTTCTGGCTTGGTGCTGGCGGGTGAGCGGGATCCTGCCGTTGTCGCCTTCGAGGTGGAGCTGGTGGACTTCTTTGTGGAGGCGGCATCGCTCCTCGGGGTGCCGAAGTCGGTGGCGGCGATCTATGGAATCGTCTTTGCCTCGCCGGTGCCGCTCAGCTTCGCGGAGATCGAGGACCGGCTGGACATAAGCAAGGGATCGGTGAGCGCCGGGCTGAAGGTCCTGCGGGAAGTGGGGGCCTTGAAGGAAGTGTCGAAAGAGACGGACCGGACGGGCCTGTTTGAGCCGGACATGGAGATGCGTCAGCTGATAGCCCACTTCATTGAGCAGCGTTTGCAGACCCAGTTTGATTCCGGCAAGGGTCGCTTGAACTCGCTCGCGAAGTCCGTGCCGGGCCGCAACGGCCAGGCCGAGGTCCTGCGCAACCGGGTCAAGAAGCTCCAGACCTGGCACGGCAAGGCCGGGGCCCTGTTGCCGCTGGCGAAGACGTTTTTGAAACTGGGCTAA
- a CDS encoding exosortase-associated EpsI family protein: MTNGTKVSLGLAGLVLLAGLALVVVGSRPPPERTFKGNVKDLLPKPEEIPGWTVEYLPIADTPEMKAKVSELLNYDDALFAVYTKGPERLSVYIAYWAPGKMSHRLVAGHTPDVCWVRAGWDIVEAKTWEPALGDRKAASGPLAQVLDRITPLMQATAYRRPTTIKAENLPPAEYRVMHKGDRTENVAFWHILDGAAKSYGTRGSPPWHAMFTDLFSRSLDQQPEQFFIRISADKLL, translated from the coding sequence ATGACAAATGGAACTAAGGTTAGCCTAGGGCTTGCGGGACTCGTCCTGTTGGCCGGCCTGGCCCTAGTCGTGGTTGGCTCCCGGCCGCCGCCGGAGCGTACATTCAAAGGCAACGTCAAGGATCTGCTACCGAAACCCGAGGAAATTCCGGGTTGGACCGTCGAGTATCTCCCAATCGCTGACACCCCGGAGATGAAAGCTAAAGTAAGCGAGTTGCTCAATTACGACGACGCATTGTTTGCGGTATACACAAAGGGTCCGGAGAGATTATCTGTATATATCGCTTATTGGGCGCCTGGAAAGATGTCCCACCGCTTGGTGGCCGGACATACTCCTGACGTTTGCTGGGTCAGGGCTGGCTGGGATATTGTGGAGGCGAAAACTTGGGAACCGGCATTGGGCGACCGGAAGGCAGCAAGTGGACCGCTCGCGCAAGTCCTGGATCGAATCACGCCTCTCATGCAGGCAACCGCCTACCGGCGACCGACAACTATCAAAGCTGAAAACCTTCCGCCCGCCGAGTATCGGGTCATGCATAAGGGTGACAGAACTGAGAATGTTGCATTCTGGCACATACTTGATGGCGCAGCCAAGAGTTATGGAACTCGCGGATCGCCACCATGGCATGCAATGTTCACGGACTTATTTTCTCGAAGCCTAGATCAGCAGCCTGAGCAGTTTTTTATCCGAATCTCTGCTGACAAGTTGCTTTAG
- a CDS encoding GDP-mannose 4,6-dehydratase translates to MGRTTHKLRSQPARRSALILGITGQDGSYLTELLMGRGYAVHGLVRRSSMFNRGRIEHLRNAGGKGKGDLTLHYSDLTDATSLRRIIQKVMPAEVYHLAGQSHVGLSFEIPEVTCQENAVATLALLEILRDVGYPVRVYHAASSELFGAPTIAPQNEATPFNPMNPYGCAKAFAAQMVRVYRQAYGLFAVNGIAYNHESPRRGENFVTRKITTGAARIVAGKQKEIFLGNLDARRDWGWAPEYVVAMADALQAKAARDYVLATGRDCSVREFASAAFAELGLKLKFEGKGAKEVARRTDTGASVLRVDPKFYRPLDSVRLVGDARVAKKVLGWKAKTAGADVARAMARADAAGLLVDG, encoded by the coding sequence ATGGGCCGTACCACGCACAAACTCAGGTCTCAGCCGGCGCGCCGCAGCGCGCTTATCCTTGGCATCACGGGCCAGGATGGTTCCTACCTGACGGAACTGCTGATGGGCCGCGGCTATGCCGTGCACGGCTTGGTGCGGCGGTCCAGTATGTTCAACCGCGGTCGTATTGAGCACCTGCGTAACGCAGGAGGGAAGGGGAAGGGCGACCTCACGCTTCATTATAGCGATCTCACGGATGCGACCTCTTTGCGGCGGATCATCCAGAAGGTAATGCCGGCGGAGGTGTACCACCTGGCCGGGCAGAGCCATGTGGGACTCAGTTTCGAGATCCCCGAGGTGACCTGCCAGGAGAACGCCGTCGCGACCTTGGCCCTCCTCGAGATCCTGCGGGATGTCGGCTACCCGGTGCGGGTTTATCATGCCGCCAGTTCGGAACTCTTTGGCGCCCCCACGATCGCGCCGCAGAATGAGGCCACGCCTTTCAACCCGATGAATCCGTATGGCTGCGCCAAGGCCTTTGCGGCGCAGATGGTCCGGGTGTACCGGCAGGCCTACGGGCTGTTTGCCGTGAACGGCATCGCCTACAACCACGAGTCGCCGCGGCGCGGGGAGAACTTTGTCACGCGCAAGATCACGACGGGTGCGGCCCGGATTGTCGCGGGGAAGCAGAAGGAGATCTTTCTCGGCAACCTCGATGCCCGGCGCGACTGGGGCTGGGCGCCGGAGTATGTGGTCGCGATGGCGGACGCGTTGCAGGCCAAGGCTGCCCGCGACTACGTCCTGGCCACTGGACGGGATTGTTCCGTGCGCGAATTTGCCTCGGCTGCATTCGCTGAATTGGGACTGAAGCTGAAGTTCGAAGGGAAGGGCGCGAAGGAAGTGGCCCGGCGCACCGACACGGGCGCCAGCGTTCTCCGCGTGGATCCCAAATTCTACCGCCCCCTGGACAGCGTGCGGCTTGTGGGTGACGCCCGCGTGGCGAAGAAGGTCCTAGGTTGGAAGGCGAAGACGGCCGGTGCCGACGTCGCCCGCGCGATGGCGCGAGCGGACGCGGCGGGGTTGTTGGTTGATGGTTGA
- a CDS encoding cytidylyltransferase domain-containing protein — protein MKHKLVALLPMKAHSARVKGKNFRPFANKPLFRWILDTLVAMPEIDRVVINTDARAILAENGLTETSRVLIRDRAPELCGDMVSMNKVLADDLAAVESDAYLMTHTTNPLLSSATIRGALTKFDAAILDGSCDSLFSVNRFQTRFYRADASPVNHDPKNLIRTQDLEPWYEENSNLYLFTRESFAATGARIGLKPALFETPQLESADIDDQTGWNLAEIIALYHQMAKVGL, from the coding sequence ATGAAGCATAAACTCGTCGCCCTGCTCCCGATGAAAGCCCACAGCGCCCGGGTAAAGGGCAAGAACTTTCGTCCTTTCGCCAACAAGCCGCTCTTCCGGTGGATTCTCGACACGCTTGTGGCGATGCCCGAGATCGACCGGGTCGTCATCAACACGGATGCCCGTGCCATCCTGGCCGAGAACGGCCTGACCGAAACCAGCCGGGTGCTGATCCGGGACCGTGCGCCCGAGCTGTGCGGCGACATGGTCAGCATGAACAAGGTCCTGGCCGATGACCTCGCGGCCGTGGAATCCGATGCCTACCTGATGACGCACACGACCAACCCGCTGCTGAGCTCGGCAACGATCCGGGGTGCCCTGACCAAGTTCGACGCCGCCATTCTTGACGGCTCGTGTGACAGCCTATTTTCGGTCAACCGATTCCAAACGCGTTTCTACCGCGCCGATGCGTCGCCGGTGAATCACGACCCCAAGAATCTGATCCGCACGCAGGACCTCGAGCCGTGGTACGAGGAGAACTCGAACCTCTATCTCTTTACCCGCGAGAGCTTCGCTGCGACCGGCGCCCGCATCGGCCTTAAGCCCGCCCTCTTCGAGACCCCGCAGCTCGAGTCCGCCGACATCGATGACCAGACAGGCTGGAACCTCGCCGAGATCATCGCCCTCTACCACCAGATGGCGAAGGTCGGACTGTGA
- a CDS encoding NAD-dependent epimerase/dehydratase family protein translates to MVTGAAGFIGSKVCELLLADGHTVVGVDNLNDYYDVRLKDYRLSRLLDVCCPLLGSDSKVSRFAAGLPAGGDLLAGSKPNNQQPATNNSGTFTFHHLDIENLTALEEVFNAHNFTAVFNLAARAGVRASLEYPDLYRRTNVFGEENILKCQVKYGVRKHVVASSSSVYAGCAMPFREDAALGRMQSPYAETKRAAELLAQEYHRNHGLDVTVLRYFTVFGPAGRPDMAPYRFVHWVATGQPITLFGDGSQSRDFTYVDDIARGTILAAKPLGYEVINLGGGNRPLTIRSMITLLEGFLGRKAVIDQQPANPLDMTDTQADIGKAGRLLGWRPLVSPENGFRKTIDWYVANRDWLKGIGS, encoded by the coding sequence TTGGTAACCGGCGCGGCCGGCTTTATAGGGTCGAAGGTGTGCGAACTGTTGCTGGCGGACGGGCACACCGTGGTCGGCGTGGATAATCTGAATGATTACTATGACGTCAGGTTGAAAGACTACCGTCTTTCAAGGTTGTTGGATGTTTGTTGTCCGTTGTTGGGCTCGGATTCGAAAGTGTCCCGGTTTGCGGCTGGTTTGCCTGCTGGAGGAGATTTGTTGGCGGGGTCGAAACCAAACAACCAACAACCAGCAACCAACAATTCTGGAACGTTCACCTTCCACCACCTCGACATCGAGAACCTCACGGCTTTGGAAGAGGTTTTCAACGCGCACAATTTCACCGCCGTCTTCAACCTGGCTGCTAGGGCAGGCGTGCGGGCGAGTTTGGAGTACCCGGACCTGTACCGGCGGACGAATGTCTTTGGAGAGGAGAATATCCTGAAGTGCCAGGTGAAGTATGGTGTCCGGAAGCACGTGGTGGCCTCTAGTTCCTCGGTGTATGCGGGGTGCGCGATGCCGTTCCGGGAGGACGCCGCCCTCGGCCGGATGCAATCGCCCTATGCGGAGACGAAGCGGGCGGCGGAACTTCTGGCGCAGGAGTACCATCGGAACCACGGCCTCGATGTCACCGTCCTTCGTTACTTCACGGTGTTCGGCCCGGCCGGCCGGCCGGACATGGCGCCGTATCGTTTTGTGCACTGGGTGGCGACCGGTCAGCCGATCACGCTTTTCGGTGATGGCAGCCAGTCGCGTGACTTCACCTACGTGGACGACATCGCCCGCGGGACGATTCTCGCCGCGAAGCCTCTAGGGTATGAGGTGATCAACCTGGGTGGCGGCAACCGGCCGCTTACGATCCGTTCGATGATCACCCTGCTGGAGGGATTTCTCGGCCGCAAGGCGGTCATCGATCAGCAGCCGGCCAATCCACTCGACATGACCGACACGCAAGCCGACATCGGCAAAGCCGGTCGGCTCCTCGGTTGGAGGCCGCTCGTTTCCCCCGAGAATGGTTTCCGAAAGACGATTGATTGGTATGTGGCGAATCGGGATTGGCTGAAGGGGATCGGCTCATGA